The following are from one region of the Treponema denticola genome:
- a CDS encoding metal ABC transporter solute-binding protein, Zn/Mn family produces MTKKLIILCLTGLTILSSVFFSCSKTEATNEAKDSGKIKITATIGMVADIAKVVGGDEVNVQALMGAGVDPHLYRASAGDMEKLQKADIIFYSGLHLEAKMGEVLQKISSTRKTVAVAESIPKEYLLPFEESEFDPHVWFDVKLWKYATESVYKTLAEFAPQKKEVFKENYEFYLARLNELDEFIKKRASEIPQEKRVLVTAHDAFNYFSKAYGFEVRGLQGISTVSEAGAKDVQELADFITKRKLPAIFVESSVPEKNVKALQEAVKARGYDVSIGGELFSDAMGDEGSFEGTYIGMLTHNINTIIDALKK; encoded by the coding sequence ATGACAAAAAAATTAATAATCTTATGTTTAACAGGACTTACCATATTAAGTTCGGTGTTTTTCTCATGTTCTAAAACAGAAGCAACGAATGAAGCCAAGGATTCAGGTAAGATAAAAATTACTGCAACAATAGGCATGGTTGCCGACATAGCCAAAGTTGTCGGCGGAGATGAAGTTAATGTGCAAGCTCTTATGGGTGCGGGAGTAGATCCCCACCTTTACAGGGCAAGTGCAGGAGACATGGAAAAACTTCAAAAAGCCGATATTATTTTTTACAGCGGGCTTCATCTTGAAGCAAAGATGGGAGAGGTTTTGCAAAAAATATCTTCTACCCGCAAAACCGTAGCAGTTGCCGAAAGCATTCCCAAAGAATATTTATTACCCTTTGAGGAATCCGAATTCGATCCCCATGTTTGGTTTGATGTAAAGCTATGGAAATATGCAACGGAATCGGTATATAAAACCTTAGCGGAATTTGCTCCGCAAAAAAAAGAAGTCTTTAAAGAAAATTATGAATTCTATCTTGCAAGACTTAACGAACTTGATGAGTTTATTAAAAAGAGAGCTTCCGAAATTCCGCAAGAAAAAAGGGTTTTAGTTACGGCCCATGATGCCTTCAATTATTTCAGCAAAGCCTACGGCTTTGAAGTCAGGGGGCTGCAAGGCATAAGTACTGTAAGCGAAGCAGGAGCAAAGGACGTACAGGAGCTTGCAGATTTTATTACAAAAAGAAAACTTCCGGCCATCTTCGTTGAAAGCTCGGTTCCCGAAAAAAATGTAAAAGCCTTGCAGGAGGCCGTAAAAGCCAGAGGCTATGATGTTTCAATTGGAGGAGAGCTTTTTTCGGATGCTATGGGTGATGAAGGAAGCTTCGAAGGAACATATATAGGAATGCTCACCCATAATATAAACACGATAATAGATGCCTTAAAAAAATAA
- a CDS encoding glycosyltransferase, with protein sequence MKQKIGFIYLKTGAGHIAGAKALSSKLTDLHPDEVECYLKDGFDKGAWFLKFFFEKGYLSSTNYFELGYVSFYQLCSLKPVLTFLKKIIVPYAVPNLVEFLKSNQITKLVCLHHTLIPICREAINRINPNIPLISIVMDPFTVHPVWFFEKNTEFIVFSKKALQEGLNKHNVPAEKLHQFPLLISEKFDVPYPQEQIISIKEKLGIPKDKKIVLIAGGGEGLKNALSIVKAFIKKKSDSFLIVVCGKNRTLKYSLEYLVQFSKFKNIKIFGFVAFMPDLINISDCIVTKGGPAMLMESLAVGKPVIVSTYIRGQEVGNMLYIVQNKLGWYIPKPKCIVEKIEEIFSDNKYLEEIRERIKKMSIRNGLNDIANFVWNFNT encoded by the coding sequence ATGAAACAGAAAATCGGATTTATATATTTAAAAACAGGAGCAGGACACATAGCCGGTGCAAAAGCTCTGTCAAGCAAATTAACGGATTTACACCCCGATGAAGTTGAATGCTACCTCAAGGACGGCTTTGATAAGGGCGCATGGTTTTTAAAATTCTTTTTTGAAAAAGGATATTTATCTTCTACAAATTATTTTGAACTTGGCTATGTTTCATTTTATCAATTATGTTCTTTAAAACCGGTGCTGACATTTTTAAAAAAAATAATAGTTCCATATGCCGTTCCAAATTTAGTAGAATTTTTAAAATCAAACCAAATTACAAAACTTGTATGTTTACATCATACCCTTATTCCAATTTGCAGAGAAGCGATAAACAGGATAAATCCCAATATTCCGCTCATCAGTATAGTAATGGATCCTTTTACGGTTCATCCTGTATGGTTTTTTGAAAAAAACACCGAATTCATTGTTTTTTCAAAAAAAGCACTCCAAGAAGGCTTAAACAAACACAATGTTCCTGCAGAAAAACTGCATCAATTTCCATTACTTATTTCAGAAAAATTTGATGTTCCCTACCCACAAGAACAAATAATTTCAATAAAAGAAAAATTGGGAATTCCGAAAGATAAAAAAATAGTATTAATAGCCGGAGGCGGAGAAGGATTAAAAAATGCACTGTCAATAGTTAAAGCTTTTATCAAAAAAAAATCCGACAGCTTTTTAATTGTTGTATGCGGAAAAAATAGAACTCTTAAATACAGCCTCGAATATCTAGTTCAATTTTCAAAATTTAAAAATATTAAAATATTCGGTTTTGTTGCATTTATGCCGGATTTGATAAATATATCAGATTGCATCGTTACAAAAGGAGGGCCTGCGATGCTAATGGAATCTCTGGCTGTAGGGAAACCTGTTATAGTTTCTACATATATAAGAGGACAAGAAGTAGGAAATATGCTGTATATTGTGCAGAATAAGCTTGGATGGTACATTCCAAAACCAAAATGTATTGTAGAAAAAATAGAGGAAATTTTTTCTGACAATAAATACCTTGAAGAAATTCGTGAACGTATAAAAAAAATGAGTATCAGAAACGGTCTAAACGATATAGCAAATTTTGTATGGAATTTTAATACCTAA
- a CDS encoding YncE family protein has protein sequence MKKFLCIFCFFLSAMLCFADFAFDLNLQPYKNAEFFADGLKVESKLISSDKTLGHLSFTLKDRTTSLVIKKEGFHTHSLDLASIENKKAFVVLSPIDSKYDVVKVFPTGKKPKSVTFVNDKTVAVALLDGSGFDLIDIETGETKRISPPKEYAEKFGFVESLVLKHKNELWVSQMPTASIHVFDLTSFEYKRTINSTGTWSKVMAYNAGLDRVYLSNWTSQDISVIDPSSYKEEKKIKTKAVPRGMAFSEDGKCIYCAQFEDSAGNSQCKLIKKSLADYKTVYEGGVKGAKRHIVTDYERKLIYVSDMRNDIVEVYSTDKDELVASIKVFFNPNTIQLSPDKNLLYVSCRGPNNPDKGYLYKGYVFGRLDIIDTKTFTRIESIEAGNQPTGLDVSPDGKKIVLSDFLDNRIRVYELKSSLLE, from the coding sequence ATGAAAAAGTTTTTGTGTATATTTTGCTTTTTTCTTTCCGCCATGTTGTGTTTTGCAGATTTTGCTTTTGACCTTAATCTTCAGCCGTATAAAAATGCGGAATTTTTTGCTGACGGCCTTAAAGTTGAATCTAAACTTATATCTTCCGATAAGACCCTGGGGCATTTGAGTTTTACTTTAAAAGATAGGACAACTTCACTTGTGATAAAAAAAGAAGGTTTCCATACTCATAGTTTGGATTTAGCATCGATAGAAAATAAAAAAGCCTTTGTTGTTCTATCTCCCATAGATTCAAAATACGATGTAGTTAAGGTTTTTCCTACAGGAAAAAAACCTAAGAGCGTTACCTTCGTAAACGATAAAACCGTTGCTGTAGCCCTTCTTGACGGCTCAGGATTTGATTTGATAGATATTGAAACCGGAGAGACAAAGCGAATTTCTCCTCCAAAAGAATATGCCGAAAAATTCGGCTTTGTAGAATCTCTCGTGCTAAAACATAAAAACGAATTATGGGTCAGCCAAATGCCTACGGCCTCAATTCATGTCTTTGATCTTACATCTTTTGAGTATAAAAGAACTATAAACTCTACAGGTACATGGAGCAAGGTAATGGCTTATAATGCCGGTCTTGATAGGGTCTATTTGAGTAATTGGACCTCACAGGATATAAGTGTTATCGATCCTTCTTCTTATAAAGAAGAAAAAAAGATAAAAACTAAGGCTGTTCCGAGAGGTATGGCATTTTCTGAAGACGGAAAATGTATCTACTGTGCACAATTTGAAGATTCGGCCGGTAATTCTCAATGTAAACTTATAAAAAAATCTTTAGCCGATTATAAAACCGTTTACGAGGGCGGGGTAAAGGGGGCAAAGCGGCACATTGTTACCGACTATGAGCGTAAGCTAATCTACGTTTCGGATATGAGAAATGATATTGTTGAAGTTTATTCTACGGATAAGGATGAGCTTGTTGCAAGTATCAAGGTGTTTTTTAATCCGAATACTATTCAGCTGTCACCCGATAAGAATCTTCTCTATGTTTCATGCAGGGGGCCGAATAATCCCGATAAAGGATATTTGTATAAGGGTTATGTCTTCGGCCGTCTCGATATAATCGATACAAAAACATTTACCCGTATTGAAAGCATTGAAGCCGGTAATCAGCCTACAGGCTTGGATGTTTCTCCCGACGGAAAAAAAATAGTTCTATCCGATTTTTTGGATAATAGAATAAGGGTGTACGAACTAAAGTCTTCACTACTTGAATAG
- a CDS encoding pentapeptide repeat-containing protein, with translation MFNFDKKTEYEDFLELLKKSDSLNSLNLSGLEFEGLDFSKKSFTGCTFSNSKFKNCNCSNLHLRMCFFDFCEIDSCNFQNSDIQFSSFGGAKIICTDFKNSELLQNNFNGIRAEDVSFNDSDLYSSRFMFSFLKNVYFQNCNLKKTLFLYSKEDGVSYKSSNTREAVFTEGDEFV, from the coding sequence ATGTTTAATTTTGATAAAAAAACTGAATATGAAGATTTTCTCGAACTTTTAAAAAAATCGGATTCTTTGAACAGTTTAAATTTATCCGGTTTGGAATTTGAAGGTTTAGACTTTTCAAAAAAATCTTTTACCGGATGTACTTTTTCAAACAGCAAATTTAAAAACTGTAATTGCAGCAACCTACACCTTAGAATGTGTTTTTTTGATTTTTGCGAAATAGACTCTTGTAATTTTCAAAATTCCGATATTCAGTTTTCTTCATTCGGAGGGGCAAAAATTATCTGCACTGATTTTAAAAATTCCGAGCTTCTGCAAAATAATTTTAACGGAATAAGGGCGGAAGATGTTTCCTTTAACGATTCTGATTTATATAGCTCACGTTTTATGTTTTCGTTTTTAAAAAACGTATATTTTCAAAACTGCAATCTTAAAAAGACCTTGTTTCTATATTCGAAAGAAGATGGCGTTTCTTATAAGTCATCCAATACCCGTGAGGCGGTTTTTACGGAAGGAGATGAATTTGTATGA
- a CDS encoding MBL fold metallo-hydrolase, with the protein MKVYLHFSPQFFANTYLIGNEITKEAVIIDPAKITEKMIHQIEKNEFNLKAVLLTHDLEHPYETGLNTILKIYSPKVYAGSCLSENVTINTLRGDGCIDVAGYSVRYFAIPAHSSYSYMFQIENMVFTGTSLSAGMIGQTSNMYAERTLRNILKTKLMRFEDNLIIMPFYGPPTSIGVERKFNASFFQDFENKPF; encoded by the coding sequence ATGAAAGTTTATCTTCATTTTTCGCCGCAATTTTTTGCAAACACCTATCTTATCGGAAATGAAATTACAAAAGAGGCTGTTATAATTGACCCTGCAAAAATTACCGAAAAGATGATACATCAAATTGAAAAAAACGAATTTAATCTTAAAGCCGTTTTATTGACTCACGATCTTGAACATCCCTATGAAACGGGACTCAATACGATTTTAAAAATTTACAGTCCAAAGGTTTATGCCGGAAGCTGCCTTTCTGAAAATGTAACAATAAATACACTGAGAGGAGACGGCTGCATAGATGTAGCCGGTTATTCTGTAAGATATTTTGCAATTCCTGCACACTCGTCATACTCCTACATGTTTCAAATTGAGAATATGGTATTTACCGGAACCTCCTTATCTGCAGGAATGATTGGTCAAACTTCAAATATGTATGCAGAGCGGACACTGCGCAATATTTTAAAAACAAAGCTCATGCGTTTTGAAGATAATCTTATTATCATGCCTTTTTACGGTCCTCCCACTTCCATAGGGGTAGAGCGTAAATTCAATGCTTCGTTTTTTCAAGATTTTGAAAATAAACCTTTTTAA